The Drosophila biarmipes strain raj3 chromosome X, RU_DBia_V1.1, whole genome shotgun sequence genome includes the window TTTGGTGGATTGCTTTAATGCCTCTACACACCTATTTCAACTAGAGCGAGGATATCAACGTCTGTGACACTTTTTTGGGGAACTCGATGGAGAAAGCGACGACGAGGTCGCCGCGGCGCGAACTGTTGACTTCATGGGGCAGTCCCTGGTCCGGGAAGCGGCGCGTGGACTCGGGGGTGATGACCTCACCCTTGGTGCAGAGCAGCAGTGGCTCGCCCAGCAGCGTTGGCACTTGCAAGTGGGCACCACTCAGCGCCTGCTTCAGCGTGATGCGGGCCGTGTATCGCAGGTCGCAGCCCTGGCGGCGGAAGATGGGGTGTGGCTTCTCCCGCAGCACGAACACCACGTCGCCGGGCCGCCGGTCGGGCTCCTCGTCGCCCTCGTCGGGGAAGGTGATCCGGGTGCCTGCCTTCCACCCCGGGCGGATGTCAACGTTGAGCTTTTTGACCTGTCGAGTCATCAGCCCGCTGGCGGACATCCTGCGCTGCAAGATCTTCAGGCTCAGGATGGCCCCCATGGCAATGTCCTCCAGAGTGATCAGAAGCACGTGCTCTATGGTCCTGTTCTTGGGAAGCCGGCTCCTCCCCGAGACCGATGCGAAGTCGTCGGTCGGGACCTGGACCGTGCTCTCGGAGGACTCGTAGGACGCGGAGGACTCGATGGACACACCTCTGGAGCGCACGAACCGAGCGTAGGTGGCGTGCGGATCACCGTGGAACTGGTGGCCCGCCCGGCGGAGACCCTCCTCGCCCAGGGCGTCGTACCGGCTGCGCTTCCGCCTGTCCGACAGCACCTCGAAGGCCTCGGCCAGCTGCGCGAAGCGCCTCGGGTGGCAGTCCTGGTTGCCGTCCGGATGGTAGCGCAGCGCCAGCCTGAGGTAGGCCCTGCGGATCTCGAGCTCACTGGCTGCGGGACGAAGGCCCAGCACCTTGTAGAAGTTCTTGGGCATGGTTCGAGGCCTGGAAAATAGGGAACTTTTTTTCTAATTCCTTGAAAACAGCTTCCCAATAAGGTCCGAACGGTCGAGTTGATTGAAAAGCAATGATTTGTCAAAACTCGATTTCCTTCGGACCTGTCAAGTCAGGAATATTACTTTTTTGGGACTTTAGAGTGTTACCACAGTCTAGATGTCAATACTTTTAGCTGTTGACTCTTAGTTTTGAGTGGATAACTAGGTATATATAGACAATATAgtgttgttttttgttgcGAATACAAGAGGAGCTTTCAAATTAAGAATTTAAAGCCTTCTTAAGTTCGAAACTCAAGGCTACCCCTGGgaaattccaaaataaaaaagatttcaGAAATGAGCCTATATTCAAAGCTGTTACCATGTCTTAAACAACTTTATGAAAGGGGATTTTGTAGGGAGTGGAAAACAGGGACcttaaattagttttattttagatatttattttaaaaaataatttaaaaggtACAAAAGGTACAAGGtacatacaataaatgcaatatattatttttccgaCATTTTAAAGTATGTCACgaaattcgaatttttttaaacttcgttcagcattttaaattatggcttcaatattaaaacttatttttaagtccttttatttttactctAATAGTTTCAAATAACTATTATTGGTATTTCTGGTCCGCCAAGTATCAAGAAATCGGCACATTTACAAAAGCAAACCAAAATGTGCCACTATTATTTGGAATtcatattgaaaaattaagcTAGCCCCTGGTTTTggagtatttaaatttaatatttagatcttttttataaatcatttaaaagtCCTTGCAAATTCCGTTACTTTTTAAAGTCCACCAATCGATACTTACCGCTCTCATCCCCACGGCGGTTCAGCcaatcgataggccgagctggGTTCGACAATCGCCCGGCCTATCGTTTGTCGCTCATCGCTGGCGGCATCGAACGGTCACACCACTTGCGAAAATAATCGACAAACCCAAATCAAACTAAGGGAACGATCCAATTGTCAACTCGGCCGGCTCTAGTGTTGTTAAAAGGCGTTGTTGTGATAGAAAGCAGTAGCGCAGCTAGTGCAGGTAAGCGATGCTATGCCCAGCTCCAGCCCTAGCGCTGCTCGGCTGTGCGAATATTCCGCCTGGGCCGGTTCCGGGGAAATTCGCCAGGCGTCGCATATATAATtttctcctattttttttctgCTGGCCGTCTGGCGCAGACGGCTGCAACAACTACAACGATGGCCTGGCAACAAGAGTTGCAGCCGctaacacgcacacacacatggctGGGCTGAGGCGCAGAGAGCAGCCTTTGCGAATTTTAGCCAATTTGCATGGGTGTGCGTGTGCAGCGTAACTAGTTTTCTCCTGCGAGGCGCATCCTCCACCGAACGAGCGGGcgggaaagagagagagagagggagacaGCTGGCAGATGCAAGATGCTTGACGTCCGTGTGGCGCGCATACCTGCACACAACTGCAGCTCTGTTGCTCTCTCTCTCCGCTCTCCTGGCTTTTGTGTGTCTACCTCGAGGAGGAAAATTTTGCCCACTTGCCGGCCGGTTTTCTGATCTCTCTGCTCCGCTTTTCCCCCGCGCGAACACAGTTTtccaacacacacactcccCCCCCTCCGCTCAGCGATCGGCTAAATGGTCACCATGGAGAACAGCGACGAGATCCTGCAGATCCTGGAGCGCTTCACGCGGCTCAAGCAGAAGGAGATACCCAAGGAGCTGGAGGACTATCTGCAGTACGTGGCCAAGACCGGGGACACCATCTTCAAGTGGTCCAGCCTCAAGTATCTGTTCCGCGAGAAGCTGCTCAACGTGATCAAGCACTTCAACGAGGACTCGCCGCGGCTGGAGGGTGAGTTTCCTGCTCCTGAGGATGGCACATTCACCTGTTCTCCCAGGATTACTCACTGCATTTCATAGTTCATGTCGAAAAACTCGTCAAGCTCGAGGTTTTATGGGATCattatgaaatttttaagataaGATAAGATACCATCACATATTCAGGACTCGACTACTACGGAaccttttcaaaaaaaatgtactaaGAGTATTTTCAGACACTTTAAAGACTCCCTATACCtagtatttttctttataaatatcaTATATATCTTGTTTTGCTAGGATCTTAGAATATCATACCTTATGGTATCTTGCATCATGTCTTCAGGACTCGACTTTTATGGGGTCTATACAAAAATGTACTAAGAATACTTTTAGAAACTTTAAAGACTCCCTACacctaaaattttttgttttttttttcattgcgAATAACTAATAAATATCTTGTTTTGATAGGATCTTATAATATCATACCTGATGGTATCTTAAATCATGTATTCAGGACTCGTTTGCTAGAGAGTCTTTATCAAACAAATATTGTACTAAGAATACTTTCAGAAACTTTAAGGATTTCCTATACCGAAAAATGAGAAAAACTCATAAGTTGCATGTTTTGATAGGATCATATAGCATAGGATCATACATATCATCATGTATTCATAAAAAAACACTACTTTCACGAACTTTAAGTATTTATAGTCCATTCCTTTGTATCTCGggattttaaatgtaaattatatttataaaaatggaatATATGAaatatggaatttatataatGGAATAGTCTTTTCCGTATAATcttggaaaaaatataaaaatttataaaacatacTAATAAGAATCAAAATTGGGTTTATAAACCACCTAAACCACCTTTGAAGTTTTATACGTTTGTTTAAGTTTAACAAAATGCAGACATAAATTTCAACAATTTTATACATTTCCCAAGTTAAAAACTTACTTTTATATTAACCAGAGGTAGAGAGCTCTGCCACAactcatatatatttttagttgcaCCTActaacctttttattttaccctTTCTAGTTTTAAAGAAAAGAATTGAATAGCATTGATAAGGCGAACTAAACTTCAGGTTAACTTTACATAATAGCATACAAACCAGAATCTGAAGCTAACATGGATTTTACTCCTTTGCAGAGATCCCCAACTACCCGAACGTGGATCCGTTCAACTATGAGACCATGAAGTCCTCGCTGCTCGAGCGCCTGGACCTCTTCAATGCAGCTCCTTTCACCATACAGCGGCTGTGCGAGCTGCTGATCGATCCCCGCAAGCAGTACTCGCGCATCGACAAGTTTATGCGAGCTCTGGAGAAGAACATTCTGGGTAAGGCCTATATTGAACTCCCATTGTAATGATTAGGGATCACTCAAGTTATTATCTCTTCACAGTGGTCAGCACCATCGATCCGGGACGCAAGCGTACCGAGAGCGAGAATGGCGATTCGCTGGACTCCGTGGTCAACGGCGATCTCTCCCTGGAGGTCAACATCGACATCGAGATGGAGAACGAGGCCCTGTTCAACAATGGCAACGCCGAGGAGGGCTCAGCGCCCAGCTCTGGCTCGGCAGGCGGCGCCCAGAAGGTCAGCTGCCCGCGATCGGACGACAGCGAACAGCCCAAGGCCAAGAAGGCCAAGCTGGAGATCGGCGGCGAGGAGGCCTCGGAGGCCAGCGCTGATGTGCCCGCCGAGCCGGAAGCTGAGGTGACCTCCAAGGCCAAGAAGGACAAGGAAGAGAAGGGCGACAACGATGAGACTGATTCCCCACAAGAGGCCGCCGAGATCGAGGAGCCCGacgaggaggtggaggaggcCGACCCAGAGGCCAAGACCGCCAAGCAGGCTGTGAACGGCAGCAAGAAGAGGAGCGAGCAGGGGGGAGGCTCCCCAGCATCTGCCGATGAGGAGGCGGAGGATCCAATTCTGAGTAAATCACCAGAAGCCGAAAAAGAACCAGCTGccaaggagaaggaggagtTGGACAAGAAGGAGGCGGCCGAGACTCCAGAGGAGATCGTAAAGAAGACAGTGGCCGAAAAGACCGACAAATCGGATGAAAAGGAACAGCCAGACGAGAAGCAGTCTGGCGACAAGGCCACACCAACGACTGAGGCCGAAAAGGAGGAGCCTGCCAAGGCAAAGGCAGAaaaggaggagaaggaggaggatgaggaaAAACCTGCTTCAGTGGCAGCCGATAAGCAGGAGGAGAAGAAAGCTGCCGAGACTGAGGCTGCACCAGCAGACAAGCCCGCAGAGGAGGAGAAGGCAGCTCCCGCCGAATCGAAACCGAAGACCAAGTCTGAGGCCAAGCCAGAGGCCGAGACCAAGGAGAGCCAATCCGAAAAGACTGAAACCGAGCCGGCCAAGGAGCCGTTGCCGGAGGACAAAGCGTCGTCTGACGAGCCGGCAGCAGAGGCCGAGCAGAAGAAAGAGGTCGAGACTGCGGCCGAAGCTGAAGTCAAGGAACCGGTTGAGGAGTCGCAGGATGGAGAAGCATCCAGTCCCGCTGTCGAAGACCTGGCCGCCGCCACTACACCACAATCTCCGCTGGGCGCCGCCGACTCGGCTGCCGAGACGCCGCCCGCCGAGGCGGCAGCCGATGACTCGCAGGCCTCACCGCTGGCCGCCGTTACTCCGCCGACTCTGGCGCTCAACGACCAGCCCATGGAGGACACCCCGGCCGATGAGGAGGCACGCGTCTCGCCCCTGGCCGCCGTCGACGAGGTCATGGCCGAGAGCGGACCCGCCGCCGAAATGGCCACCGAAGAGGCTGCTGCCAAGGATGAACCGGCCGCCATGGAGGTGGACGACACCAGCCAGGAGGTGATGGATCAGTAAAGCGGTCGCATCCAAGCGCCGAATACAACTACATTCAACTACTACTCCATATAACTAGAATTTTAAGACGTAAGCGCCCCATTCCGAAAGTAATGCAGATGTAAACCCGCCCGCGCTGTTGCCAAGCGAAGAATAGCGGATTCTTGTGATCCCCGCGAGCCAGGCGGGCTGGCAGCTCCCCTTTTGTAGCCGTAAGTCGTCGCAGCCGAGACAAGCTCCATCGCTAGAGAATCTGTTGCTGTTTTGTGTTCCCAAAGTTTTAGTCTCTTCATGTTGGTTCCTCCCctagttttgtatttatatatattttttagaccaAACACTGACCCATTAAA containing:
- the LOC108025592 gene encoding dnaJ protein homolog 1, which translates into the protein MPKNFYKVLGLRPAASELEIRRAYLRLALRYHPDGNQDCHPRRFAQLAEAFEVLSDRRKRSRYDALGEEGLRRAGHQFHGDPHATYARFVRSRGVSIESSASYESSESTVQVPTDDFASVSGRSRLPKNRTIEHVLLITLEDIAMGAILSLKILQRRMSASGLMTRQVKKLNVDIRPGWKAGTRITFPDEGDEEPDRRPGDVVFVLREKPHPIFRRQGCDLRYTARITLKQALSGAHLQVPTLLGEPLLLCTKGEVITPESTRRFPDQGLPHEVNSSRRGDLVVAFSIEFPKKVSQTLISSL
- the LOC108025792 gene encoding serine/threonine-protein phosphatase 4 regulatory subunit 2 encodes the protein MVTMENSDEILQILERFTRLKQKEIPKELEDYLQYVAKTGDTIFKWSSLKYLFREKLLNVIKHFNEDSPRLEEIPNYPNVDPFNYETMKSSLLERLDLFNAAPFTIQRLCELLIDPRKQYSRIDKFMRALEKNILVVSTIDPGRKRTESENGDSLDSVVNGDLSLEVNIDIEMENEALFNNGNAEEGSAPSSGSAGGAQKVSCPRSDDSEQPKAKKAKLEIGGEEASEASADVPAEPEAEVTSKAKKDKEEKGDNDETDSPQEAAEIEEPDEEVEEADPEAKTAKQAVNGSKKRSEQGGGSPASADEEAEDPILSKSPEAEKEPAAKEKEELDKKEAAETPEEIVKKTVAEKTDKSDEKEQPDEKQSGDKATPTTEAEKEEPAKAKAEKEEKEEDEEKPASVAADKQEEKKAAETEAAPADKPAEEEKAAPAESKPKTKSEAKPEAETKESQSEKTETEPAKEPLPEDKASSDEPAAEAEQKKEVETAAEAEVKEPVEESQDGEASSPAVEDLAAATTPQSPLGAADSAAETPPAEAAADDSQASPLAAVTPPTLALNDQPMEDTPADEEARVSPLAAVDEVMAESGPAAEMATEEAAAKDEPAAMEVDDTSQEVMDQ